A part of Rattus rattus isolate New Zealand chromosome 6, Rrattus_CSIRO_v1, whole genome shotgun sequence genomic DNA contains:
- the LOC116902747 gene encoding 60S ribosomal protein L31-like: MAPAKKGGKKKKDRSAINEVVTREYTINIHKRIHGVVFKKHAARSLKEIRKFAMKEMGTPDVHIDTRLNKAVWAKGIRNVPYRIRVRLSRKRNEDEDSPNKLYTLVTYVPVTTFKNL, encoded by the coding sequence ATGGCTCCCGCAAAGAAAGGtggcaagaaaaagaaggacCGTTCTGCCATCAATGAGGTGGTGACCCGAGAATATACCATCAATATTCACAAGCGCATCCATGGAGTGGTCTTCAAGAAGCATGCTGCTCGGTCACTCAAAGAAATTCGGAAATTTGCCATGAAGGAGATGGGGACTCCAGATGTGCACATAGACACCAGGCTCAATAAAGCCGTCTGGGCCAAAGGAATAAGGAATGTTCCGTACCGCATCCGAGTACGTTTGTCCAGAAAGCGTAATGAGGatgaggattcaccaaacaagctctacacacTGGTAACTTACGTGCCTGTTACCACATTCAAAAATCTATAG